GAGGGGTCCTGAGGCGGGCTCCCGCCGCGACGGGGCCGGATCTAGCCGACGGCCATCTGGGAAAGGCCCGCGCCCCATCTCCGTGCGCGATCTGTGCCGACTCCCAGCCGGAGACGGGGAGCCTTTCCTGACACGGCTGGCGAGCGAGATCCCGCTTGCTGAGGCCGACGAACCCTTGGTGGCTCGTTGGGAAGGCCTGTCTCGAGGAGAGAGGGTgtgggccgggggagatccctcCGCAGCGTTTCTCCGAGGCgcgcttcatcccgacatggctcgggaccTGTACACTCTATCTTCGGATGTGCTGCTCAATAAGTCCGCCCAGTCTTTGGTCTGGGTACGTTTCCGTTTCCTGGGCTTGTCTGTCCGGCGCCACCTTTCTTGACCCGATCTTCCTCGCGTAGGGGATCCAttatgcgacggccctgatggacagtGTGCGCGACGTCGGCCGGGTCATCGGGAGCCTCGCCAACCGCAACGCCGAGCTCGTCCGCCAGGTCGAGGAGGTTCGATCCGGAACTGGTCCGGAGGCCGTGGCGGCTGCCGAGCAGCGGGCGGCGGATCTGGAAGCGGAGGCGGCACGCCTCCGATCGGAGCTCGAGGCCTCCAAGAAGGCGAACGAGGGGCTCCAAAAGACAATAAGGGTGGAACGGACAGAGCTCCGCCTGGTGAAAACGGAGGCGAGCGCCCTCAGTAAGAAGCTAGAGGAGGCGAAGGCCGAAGCGAGGTCGGCCTCGGAGGcgctggcggaggaggcccgGCTTCGACCTGCAAAAgacaaggagctcctcgaggcctACAAGAAGTCGGAGGGGTTCGAGCTCGGGCTCacgcggacggggcgggtgtCCTTTGAGTACGGTTACCGTATCGCCACGTCCCGCTTCCGCGCTTGCCACCCCGGTCTTGAGGTAGAGGAGAACCCCTTCGCTCCTCACCCCGAGGACCAGGGGGTGGATATGCCCGAGGAGGTCCCCTTCGATGATCGCCTGGAGGAGCCTGGGCAATGAAGAAAAAGCGTCCTGTATTTTATTTTGCTAGTTGGTCGGTTTTTTGTAAGTCGGGTCCTGTATTTTGGCTTGCTTTcttaaaagaaaatgctttttccCTTCCATTTTATCAACTCCCTTCTCTTTTCCTAGGCGAAAGCTTCCGTTTTTGGGAGAAAAACTTTTAGACGAAAAAGCTCTTCCTCTTCAAACGAAAAGGTTTCTTCGCCTCAGACGAAAAACTTCTTGAGGTTCCCGACGTTCCAGGTTCTCGGTACGGGAGAACCGTCCATCGATGTGAGTCGGTAAGTACCCGGCCGGACCACCTctacgacccgataaggtccttcccatttgggggCTAGCTTCCCCTGGCTCGGGTTGGGTTGCTGACCTCGGTCCTTCGGAGGACCAGGTCGTCTAACTTTATCGGTCGAGGTCGTACCTtcctgttgtagacccttgcgacggctctctggtaagagagggccttcaggtgtgCGTCCGCGCGTCGTtcctcgagcatgtcgaggctGGCGCGAAGTCCTTCGTTCGAAACTTTCTCGACGTAGTTCCTCGTCCGGAGGGTGGAGATGGTCATCTCGGGTGGAAGGACAGTCTCGGTTCCGAACGTCAGGCTGTACGGGGATTCCCCAGTTGCGGTCTTGGGCGTGGTGCGTAGTGACCATAAGACGCTAGAGAGTTCATCGGTCCAGGGCGACCGGGCCGCGGACACCcttcttttgagtccgtccaGGATGGATCGATTGGTCACCTCTGCCAGTCCGTTTGTCTGAGGGTGTGctaccgagctgaaccttagttgGATGCCATGACTTGCGCAGAACTCCCTGAACCTTCTACTTGCGAACTGCGGTCCGTTATCCGTAATAATGGCCCTGGGCAGCCCGAACCGAGTCACTAAGTTTCTCCATACGAACTTCTCCATTTGGTGCTCCGTGACTGTCGCCAATGGCTCGGCCtcaacccactttgtgaagtaatcTACTCCCACGATGATATATTTCCGCTGCCCCGAAGCCGGCgggaaagggccgaggaggtctAACCCCCACTGCGCGAACGGCCACGCGCACGTGACGGGGTTGAGAGGGACCGCGGGCTGTCGGGGTGCGCTGGCGTGTTCTTGACACGCGTCGCAACGCTGCGTGTAAGCTTTTGCATCCCGGCACATGctcggccagtagtacccctggCGAAGCAATTTGTGCACCAAGGTTCGCCCTCCGTTGTGCTCTCCGCAGACCCCCTCGTGGACTTCGGCCAGGACCGTCTGAGCCTCATCCGGCTCTAGGCATCGTAAGAGGGGATAGGTGAAGGACCGCCTTTAGAGCCGGCCACCTTCTTCGGCGTACCACGCGTGTGTACAGCGCAGTCGCCGAGCCGCTACTTCGTCGTGGGGAAGGGTCCCGTCCCGCTTGAAGCGCAGCAGCTCCTGTACCCACGTGATCGGGGCATTGTCGGGGGCCGTAATTGCTACTTCGATGGCGCGGGCAGGAAGTTCCTCGATCTTTGGGCATGTTTCGCAGGTCGGTTTCGACGCCAGCCCGCCCGTTCTCCTCCCTCGGGACATTGGATAATGTGAAATAAGGGAACTTAGCAGTCAGGTCCCTTACCTGcgccaggtatttcgccatggttaGGTCCCGAGCCTCATATGCACCGCTGAGTTGTTCGGCCACCAGCTGTGAGTCAGTGAGGATGTGTACagcggccacctgcatctcgagggccaacctgagtcctgcTAGGAGCGCTTCGTATTCCGCTTCGTTGTTAGTGGCcttgaacccgaagcggagggagcgctcgaacgagcgACCGTCGGGGGCGAGCAGGACCAGTCCCGCGCCGGCGCCCTTTGAGCTAGACGAACCGTCCACGTGTAGGATCCAAGCTTCGGGAGGCTGCTCTAGATCCTCGCTTGTCGCCTGGGTTagctccgcgatgaagtcggccaccgcctgggctttgatggcggtcctgggcacgtatcttaTATCATGCTCGCCTAGCTCTACTGGCCACTTGAGGagccgacctgcaacatcgaaCTTAGATAAAACCTGCCGaaggggttggtcggtgatgacttcaactgggtgagcctggaagtacgggcgcaacttccgagccgaCAGCACCAGGGCGAGCGCGAGTTTCTCTATCGACGGGTAGCGCCCCTCGGGTCCGCTTAGgatgtggctgacatagtagatcGGAAGCTGTTCGCCCGAGCTCTCTTTAATCAGGACGGAACTGACTGCATGGGGGGAGGCTACTAGATAGAGGCTCAGCTTTTCGTCGGGAGAAACAGAGGCGAGCCGGGGGAGGTTTGCCAGGCGCTGCTTTACCTGTTTGAAGGCTTCTTCGCACTCCGTTGTCCACCGGAAGTTTTTCGGGTCCTTgagcgccctgaagaaggggaggcagtgaTCCCCCAACCGGGCAAGGAAACGGGACATGGCAACAATCCTTCCGTTCagtcgctgcaggtctttgatcgtccgggGTGACTGCATGTTGATGATCGCTCGGactttctccgggttggcgtcaattcccctttcatgtataatgaacccgaggaatttcTCGGAGGTGACACCGAAGGCGCAttttgtggggttgagccgcatgccgaacttgcgtagcgtgtcgaacgcctcggccaggtcggcaatATGGGCTTCGGTCTTttggcttttcacgatcatgtcatcCACGTACACTTCCATGTTCCTTccgatctgatgggcgaacattttgttcaccgtcctctggtacgtggccccggcgttcttcaacccgaacggcatgaccttaTAGAAGTACGCCCCTTGGTCGGTGAGGAAGGTCGTGTGTTCGctgtcttcgggcgccatcctgatctggttgtatcctgaataggcgtccatgaaagagaggcgtgCGTGTCCAGCTGTtgcgtcgaccaactggtcgattcttgggagggggtagcaatctttcgggcatgcattgttgagactggtgtagtcaacgcacatcctccaactctcattgtgttttttcacaaggactacattggacagccattgagGATACTTGGCTTCCTCTATGAAGCCTGCTGCTAAGAGACGGGCCACCTCCTCTCGTATAGCCTGCTGCCGATCAGGGGCCTGCCGTCTGGGTCTTTGTTTTACCgggcgagcgtcaggtgggatgttgagGTGGTGCTGCGCCACCCTTGGGTCGACGCACGTCATATCAGACGGGgaccaagcgaagatgtcggcgttttCCCGTAGGAGGCCGCGAGCTGCTCTCGTTCCTGTTCGGGTAGCTCCGAACCCACCTTGACCGTTTGGTCGGGTCGAGCTTCTTGTAACGGCACATCAATGGTGGGCCCCTTCGGCTCGGGATGAGGGGCCGGCCTTTTTGTCTCCCGTGGGTCCTCCAGCGGTGGCTCGACCCTGGTCCTCTTGTGTAGCGAAACGGCAgttaggtagcaccgcctggactctcgggggcttccgaTGACTTCTCCGACCCCTGCGTGAGTCGGGAACTTAatggtttggtagtaggtcgagacgacggctctgacttTATCGAGGGTCGGCCGTCCCAGTATGGCATTGTAGGCCGtaggaaggtcgaccaccaaaaAGGTGGTCATCACCGTTTTTGACCTTGGCGGGATCCCCAGGGTTAAAGGCAAAGTGATAGCCCCCAAAggtgatattgaatctcccgtgaacTCAGTGAACGCTGAACCCATTGGGCGCATGCTTTCCTTGGCTAagccgagcttctggaaggcgtcaaagtagagtatgtcggctgaactccccgtgtcgaccatgatcctcttCACCTGCGCGTTGGCCACCCTTGCTGATATTACGAGGGCGTCGTCGTGCTCGGGCTGCCTGGAGaccccggtcgggaaggtgatTTCAGGCTCGGGCCCGTGCCCAGGGGTCACATCAGGAGCGGCTCGGGCGTATGCCTTTCTCCCTAACATGGAGCCCCCTCCTGATGCGGGGCCGCCAGCGATTACATCAATGTGTCTCTCGATGGGGCCCCCGGGGTGAGGCGATGGCTCCTTGTTCGGCAGAAGGTAGTGGCCGAGATGCCCTCGGCGGATGGGCTCCTCGATCTGCCTTTTTAGCTCACGACACTGCTCGGTGTCATGCCCATGCTGCCGATGGAATCGGTAGTATTTTGAGCGGTCCGCGAGTTCTCgtgggctcctcatcgggtgggGCTCCGTGAGTAGTCCCTTCCCCTTCTCGTGGAGAAATATTTCCGTCCGTGAGGAATTCAAGGTGGGGGAAGGAGGTCTTGGGTCAGACCTATCCAACTTGCGTCGGGAGGCGATGGGCTGCTGTTGTCGGGGCGGCTCCGTTTTGACTTTTTTGTGCTCTTCCCGCTTTCCAGCCATCCATGTCTTCGCGGCGATAAATTGGCCAGCACGTTGAATCATTTCGGGGATCGCAgcagggggtcgctccacgagagaccagaagaaccgggagggccgcaggcctgtcatgaacgcctgcatcagtagagaggggtgagcatccgatagTCCGCGGATTTGTGTCATAAAGCGGTTCACAaaaagggagaggggctcgtcctccccttgattgagtccgaggagcaatgcTGCGGACGGTTTTGGTCGAGCGTAAGCCAGGAAGCTAAGCTCGAAGTCTTtggcgagttggtcgaaggaggtGATGGTCCCGGCCCTCAGGCCGCCATACCATGCGCGGGTCGGACCCCGCAGggttgtcgggaacgccctgcacatcaaagcatcggaagtcccgtatagcgccatctgggcgcgaaaagcggccacgtggtctgCTGGGTCGGCAGCACCGTCATACGTGTCCAACGAGGGGAGGCGGAAATGTGATGGGATCGCCTGGTCTTggatctcgggggtgaacggggatCCTTGCTGCCCGTCCGTCCCGAGCTCTCCTTTCGACTTAcggacttcctgttgtacctcgtcgagtctttgactgacgaggcgtaGCTGGGCTCTTAGGGCATTCGTGGAGTCGGCAGACGGAGCCTCGCGCCCGGGGTGGCTCGCTGTGTCTTCTGCCTCCCGGCTCCCGGGCCGAGTTATCGGGTTCTGAGGCGAGCCAGGGAGCTCGGAGAGGGGTATGTGAGTGCGGTCGTGGGTTTCCTGCTGCTGTGAAGGGTGAGCCACGTGCAGAGTGGTTCGCTGCGAGACaatcgggatgatggtctgcaccatgctcgttagggctcggacttgatgagcgaggtcgtgaaaggcctcgggagACACCGGCGATGGGCCAGCGGGTGCGTCGTCGGGAGGTGacaagcctgggtcattgaacaatTGCCAGTATCGTTCTGATGCCGTTGCAGGGCGCTTGTCACGAGTTTCATTGTGCGGGGGGTGTTCCCCCTGGGTGGGGAGCCCAACAGTTGGGGGCTTGCCAAAGTGGATTCACTGATCGCTTGCCATTcgaaggccctccttctagcgccaatttgTTACGGcaggtaacttttttagccgttacCTCAGGGTCGGCACGGTTGGTTCGAGGGTCCGAGCAGCCAGGATCAGGTGAAGCTCCTCTCGGGATCCCCGGGGTGACCGGTTACGGGGAATCGGGCGGAAGTGCTCCGCGTCGCCGGGTCGGGTCGGcttcggtcgagtacctgcacactggtcgggtcggtaattcggcccgacccctctgacgatcaagttagaaatGAAGAGGGGAGTCTTAGATGGAATCGTGTGTTTTTCCGCTTACCCTGCCTGCTTGGAgcccgagggtatttataggtgagctCGATGTTACCTGACGCGCCATCCTGCCGGGGCAGGGCCGTACACCTGATCGAGTCCGTTGCCGTTGTGGGCATTACGCGGTAAGGCCGAGTCGCCGTAGGGTATGGCAAGCCTTGGTCGACACTTTCCCCTGCCCTATCCGGTCGTGCAGGGTCAGCATGATGAGGTCGTGCGGGTATGGTCGGTGAGGGTGCGCGTTACGCTGGTATTAATGCTCGTCTCTTGGCGCGGTGTGCCGTTTGGGGGTGGCTGATATGGGGCggtgttacgtcaaatccggtgcATCATGTCTtatttgtttttacccctatcaagcTCAGATCGGAGGTGCGTCGACTCCGCCTCCAGATCCGAGGCACGCTGCTCGGCCACTTCGACCGCTTCAGGAGCCGCCCCTGCGCGGACCTCCTCGATCTACTTCCGGAGATCGGCATTGCGGTCGCTCAAAAAGTCGATCACCTGGCTCGCGTCACGGACGCGGTCCATCAATGTTACGGCGTAATGGTGACCATGCAGAGAAAGAAGTCAGGACGGTACCTCTCGCACACTAACAAAGAGGCCAGGGGTGTAATGCTTACCCAAAGCAGCGACTTGGCCGAATTCCCGAGGAGGACCACAGAGGGCAGAGTGTACAGGTCTCGAGCTATGTCCGGGTGAAGCCCCCCACGGACAAACGAGGCTGCAGAATCCCCGTCGGCCCACACCCAGTTCCCTCGGGTGAAGCCTCCCCAGCAGGTCCGAGGCTTGGCCTTGCGAAAGGTCGCCCACCACCCGCGTCTGGTAGGGCTCGTCCTATGTTCCCACCGGGAGGCGGCAAAGCTCACGGATAGAAGGCTCTTGAGGTGCCTTCCCTGCCGCCTCCTTACTGGGGCCGGCCTCACCTCGCCCTGCGGCTCCTCCCCGCGTGTCCGGCCGGTGCATTTATGGCTCCCGTCGGCTATACCACTGCCTCATCCGGCGCCTTCGGCGTTGAAGTCTTCACCCTCTTCCGAGGCCGACCGACCTCGATATCCATGTGTGCATCCTTCGAGCCAACCCTCGGCTTGGTCGGTGGGCGTGTGGATGGTGCTGACGGAGCCCGTCCCCCGTGCACTGCTCGGAGATTCACCATTTCTGCACAAAAAGTAACAACATTGGTTAGTACGCCGAACGATCCCTAGAGAAAAACCCTAACGCTACCCACtaatgtaatatccctcgcttttaaaaattattaataaagatttatatgtaaattggaggacctatatgtaaatatagaaattacaaggactaaactgctaagttgcaaaaaaagaaaaaaaaaaagggaaaaccgaagaaggagagtggtagaagaagagaggaagaagagggagaagagaagaagaagaagaagaagaagaagaagaggaggtggctgcagcgagggctgcagcgaggagctgtggggcgtggggagaagaagagaggaagaagagggagaagagaagaagaagaagaagaagaagaagaagaagaagagaggaggatagctgcggcaaggctgcagcgaggaggtgtgtggctttggggaggaaaagggtagaggagaagaagagaaggagaagaagagggaaaagagaggcagctgcagcagccagggctgcagcacctctgtttcccgcaggtggaaacagaggagaggatgtgtggggcgttgaggatgaaaagggaagaagaagaagaagaagaagaagatagctgcggcaaggctgcagcgaggagatgtgtggccttggggaggaaaagggaagaggggaagaggagaagaagaagaagaggaagagaaagaggtgtgatacctctgtttcctgcagaggaaacagaggagagggtgtgtgtgacgccggggaagaaggggctgcagctgcggcgatggcagctgcagctggaagagaagaagaagaggaagatgagcaggggaggagggagaggttgcggccgtggctgcggccgcgactgcagcagttgcagcggggagaagaaggggaggaaggagaagaagagaagaagaagaaaggaaggaaaaggaagaggagaagggaagaaagtagctgcggctgcggttgtggcagctgcagctgtggcagggaaagaagaagagaaaggaagaaggggaggagaggaagaagagtaggggctgcggctgcggcgatggcagctgcagttggaagagaagaaggagaggaagatgagcaggggaggaagaaaaggctgtggccgtggctgaggctgcgactgcagcatgcagctgggaaagaagagaaggaaaggaagaagaagagaaaggaagaagggaaggagaggaagaagagaaggggctacggctgcggcgatggcagctgcagttggaagagaagaaggagaggaagatgagcaggggaggaagaagaggctgcgaatgtggtggctgcggccgtggctgcgactccggctgcggctgcaacgttggctgcggtagctgcggcagcggtggtggctgcagtagctgctttggggaaagagaaagagtaggaacgagagaagggaagaaggaaatagtgcagtggaagggggctgcggttgtgaccgcagttgcggtcgtggctgcgattgtggcagcggcagcggcggcggctgtggcagctgcgtttgggaaagaaaaaaagaaggaatgagagtaagagagagcaggtgactgtgcctcgatgttcgacacgtgatgtagttaggaagaaaggaagaaaacgggagcacaaaacgaaacagagagaggacacggagaaaaagtagaaggatttgggctggcaccttctttggatcttcggatcgaaatcattgaaaggcaagtttcccacttgtttcgatcctttctattgcaagttccctgatcgtttctcctataattgctctgatatgtcttattgcaagtatcctgatcttcctcactgtcatttttatctctacatttgctttgattatgaggaactttgaattgtactagccttgcatttgttatatctcctgtttacatgtaacgattcgaatctgtgcaacttttgagattctgatcttttgataccgaactgcctataagactttgtggaaactctgatttgttcaaaactgatttcattggaaactagactcgtagacctttctttgatatatggattgaaagatctgaaatccaaacacctgcccagttatctgttgaatctgacattatgaattctgccaacagagattttgttctacgacacttgcttaccaaattatttgtaactctctctgttggacagttcaattcatatgaagcctgtcttatctgaaaatattatccaatgattatttctgagtaaattggagcacgattgatagtttgaatcatttgttcaatgtgccttctgtattctgccagaaatcgagctttggtcgatttctcatattctggtttcattcctttggaaattgatatcctttagccttcttattcaattgagctttatattactactttgaattcttgtatgctcttgttcttaaaattattgcattcttgaaaactgttgtgtaacgtttatgctatatcgtattgactcatataggcacatgtatatcctattgttccgcatttgctttcgatatgtgcctattccagtttcattcctttggacattgaattcatcaaatcttcttattgaattgagttatttgtgattgcttggattccatatgtgcccttgctttcaattcccttcaaatctgaatatacttgtgaaagattattgcttacttcggattgactcgtaaaggcacatgtacgtttgttgttccgcgtgtgcttccgatatatgctacttattgttgaaactgtccttttgtactctggtgtgtgggattgtctggacctttgccagaaatggtaaagggtatgcgctgatttgcccgctatgtggggtcccgctatgtgggatattctggtatgcgcttatttgcccgctatgtggggtcccgctatgtgggatattgcttagagcctgcgatgctctgccggccccctttgacttcacctagacgtgggtggatggagctcccagacgtgggagacttttgtcaggtggtcattcagaaatggatgaatcacattctgactgagatcccactacaccttctgtatgtttgatatgatatccagagctttggttatgtgtttctgtacatgctttggataagattgatatgtttgcaacgtcaaagacgacgtttgagcttctgtacgatatttgttttcgatatgctctgaaatgcttcattcac
The window above is part of the Musa acuminata AAA Group cultivar baxijiao chromosome BXJ2-6, Cavendish_Baxijiao_AAA, whole genome shotgun sequence genome. Proteins encoded here:
- the LOC135613842 gene encoding uncharacterized protein LOC135613842; the encoded protein is MVQTIIPIVSQRTTLHVAHPSQQQETHDRTHIPLSELPGSPQNPITRPGSREAEDTASHPGREAPSADSTNALRAQLRLVSQRLDEVQQEVRKSKGELGTDGQQGSPFTPEIQDQAIPSHFRLPSLDTYDGAADPADHVAAFRAQMALYGTSDALMCRAFPTTLRGPTRAWYGGLRAGTITSFDQLAKDFELSFLAYARPKPSAALLLGLNQGEDEPLSLFVNRFMTQIRGLSDAHPSLLMQAFMTGLRPSRFFWSLVERPPAAIPEMIQRAGQFIAAKTWMAGKREEHKKVKTEPPRQQQPIASRRKLDRSDPRPPSPTLNSSRTEIFLHEKGKGLLTEPHPMRSPRELADRSKYYRFHRQHGHDTEQCRELKRQIEEPIRRGHLGHYLLPNKEPSPHPGGPIERHIDVIAGGPASGGGSMLGRKAYARAAPDVTPGHGPEPEITFPTGVSRQPEHDDALVISARVANAQVKRIMVDTGSSADILYFDAFQKLGLAKESMRPMGSAFTEFTGDSISPLGAITLPLTLGIPPRSKTVMTTFLVVDLPTAYNAILGRPTLDKVRAVVSTYYQTIKFPTHAGVGEVIGSPRESRRCYLTAVSLHKRTRVEPPLEDPRETKRPAPHPEPKGPTIDVPLQEARPDQTVKVGSELPEQEREQLAASYGKTPTSSLGPRLI